From Candidatus Methylomirabilis tolerans:
CAACGGGGAACCGTCAGCCGCTTGATGGATTCCGCAACCTTACGCTCGCTGATCGTCTGCTCGAGCGCATAGGCCATCGCGTCGAGCCGCATGAAATCGTTGACTTGGGTCGCGTCAGCGGCATTCTTCGGCAGCCACCGCAACGGTTGCTCTGCGAGAAATCCTGTCTCGAACGACACGCCGTGTTGTTCCATAAGCAGGCTGACTTCGTTCTGCAGTTGGGTTGAATCGTGGTTCATTGGTCACCCGCCCTATGTTGATCGCTTGGAGTTGTGAAAAGCTGTGTGCACCGCGTGACTTTCATAAGTAATGTAGCACGATGTCAAACCTGTAGGCCAGACAGTCCGCTCCCTTGACAGGAACGAGGCCGGTAACTACATTAATTATGAAGGCGGCGATGTGCGAGTTGTACCCATGGAGAGGAGGTAGTCCATGGGGAAGTAGGGGAAGTAGAAATGCCTGAACGTTCGAGTTTGCAAGAGGATGAGGTGCTGTACAGCCCTTTAGGTCCTGCCGCCTACCTGAAGGGCTGTACTGTTTCTGAGGTGGGGTAATCGGAGGAGAGGAAACCGCCCCTTTGTATTATCCGACAGTTGCAAGGAGGGATCGAAGATGAAAGTACGAGACGGCATGATGACCGAATTGGTGACGGCTTTACCGTGGGAGACCGCCGCCGAGGTCGCGCGCAAGATGCGAGACTACAAAGTGGGGTGCGTGCTGATCTCTAACGAGGGCAAGCTCCTTGGCCTCATTACCGACCGAGGGATCACCGTTAAGTGTGTCGCCGAAGGGTGGAACCCGCAGACTACACGGATCGAGGAGATCATGACCCGCAATCCCTATACGATCGCCCCGGATTTCGAGATGGCTGAGGCCGCACGGCTCTTCGGCCAGCGGAAAGTCAGGCGCTTCCCTGTTGTCGAGGACGGCCAGAAGCTGCTTGGCATCCTCTCCGTCGCCGATGTGGCCCCCGACTTTAAGACGTACTTTGACGGGATCTTCCATGAGCTCGTCGAATGGCGTCATGGGGCAAAGGGCCAGCAGGCTGGATGGGAGAGCACCTGCGCCCACTAGGAGGTCTCAGGTGAAACAGAGGTAGACCTCGATCGAGGGACCGTCACCGACCCCAAGGGATTGGGGGAAAGTAGCTATCGGCAATAGGCTGTTAGTTCAGCGTATTGCCGGTAGCTGTTTTTTTGGAGGGACACCCCATGCGGCTACGGCCGCACCACGGTACACGAAAACCCCCTCAATCCCCCTTTATGAAAGGGGGAGGTAAGGAAACATAGAAGTTCTGCTATTTTTCGCAAAGGGTGACCACGGAGGCAGGGTGTTGTCGGGTTACGCTGCGCTAACCCGACCTACGGCTGACGGCTGAGTGCTGATGGCTATTTTGTGAGGAGCCCAAGGTTGCACTGGGCGTCATGCTCAAGGAGCCGCCGCATGGTGGCGAAATCCTCCGGCGGTAGCACGTCAGGCAAGTGGTGCAGGCAGAGCGGGCTTCGGTCGGCCACGACCTTCCCCTCGATGACGTCAGCCAGGTAAAAGAGGTGAGCTCCGGCATCGAGGACAGCCCTGACTTCGCACTCCAGGTAGCCGACAGTGCCCAGCAGGATGGGGCTGCCGGTCACCCCGCGCTCAAATGGGACCGTGGCAAACTTGTCCGTTTCTCTGCCGGATCGGAAGCCGAAGTGGGCCACCAATGGCCATTGATCCTTCCCGAGTAGGTTCAGTATAAACTTTCTGCTGACCTCGATAAGTTCCCGGGTAAAGGTCGTCCGGCCGACCCCGACCAGAAGGCGGGGGACCTGCGGGACGATCGTTGCCGGCACCACCCAGCACACAATCTGGCCACTGGATCGGTCCTGATGGGCCGCCGTCAGAACAAAAATCTCGTAATCCAGTTTATCGAGCACCGCCGCAACACTATGTTCGTCCATCGGTACCTCCTTGCTCCAAGGTGTCAAATCTGCTAACTCTAACACGCGCCTTATTACGGGCCAAGTCTGACCTTTCGAATCTCGAGATCCTATTGGTGCGAAAATCAGCCGAGGCGGCAAATGAACTTTTACTCACCGTTATTCGTTGTAGAGGAGTGAAGGCGTGATTCCGAGCGAATGCCGGACCTCAAAGGTCGCAAGATTCGAAGCGGCGGCGCTTCCCCATCTTTCATTGCTGTACCGTGTTGCCTATCGTCTGACCGAAAGACGAGCCGACGCTGAAGATCTGGTCCAGGAGACGCTTTTCAAGGCTTTTCGGTCATTCCATCAGTTTCAGGGAGGGACCAACTGCAAGGCCTGGTTGCTGACGATCCTCAAGCATACACATCTCGATCATGTACGGAAGACGAC
This genomic window contains:
- a CDS encoding CBS domain-containing protein encodes the protein MKVRDGMMTELVTALPWETAAEVARKMRDYKVGCVLISNEGKLLGLITDRGITVKCVAEGWNPQTTRIEEIMTRNPYTIAPDFEMAEAARLFGQRKVRRFPVVEDGQKLLGILSVADVAPDFKTYFDGIFHELVEWRHGAKGQQAGWESTCAH
- a CDS encoding flavin reductase family protein gives rise to the protein MDEHSVAAVLDKLDYEIFVLTAAHQDRSSGQIVCWVVPATIVPQVPRLLVGVGRTTFTRELIEVSRKFILNLLGKDQWPLVAHFGFRSGRETDKFATVPFERGVTGSPILLGTVGYLECEVRAVLDAGAHLFYLADVIEGKVVADRSPLCLHHLPDVLPPEDFATMRRLLEHDAQCNLGLLTK